A DNA window from Bradyrhizobium sp. CCBAU 53421 contains the following coding sequences:
- a CDS encoding xanthine dehydrogenase family protein molybdopterin-binding subunit: MQDHTPLASLENAIALQKYGVGQPVRRKEDDTLVRGKGKYTDDFSLPGQATCWMVRSSHAHGIIKGIDTAAAKVMPGVLGVWTGADLAAAGYNPFTCGLPLKNRDGSPLKQTNRPALVTDKVRFVGDPVAFVVAETAAQARDAAEAVEVDIEPLPAVTDAAEAAKPGAPQLYDNIPDNVALDYHYGDTAKIEAAFADAAHVTKLDIVNTRVAVVSMEPRVALAHYDKKTERFTLQVPTQGVSGNKAILARLLNVPADKVRILTGNVGGSFGMKNLNYPEYTCIAHAARQLGRPVKWLDERSTSFLSDSQGRAQLIHAELALDADGKFLAVQLSGYGNLGAYITGVAPGPLSLNTGKNLASVYRTPLLGVDIKTVLTNTTLMGAYRGAGRPEANYYMERLIDAAADEMGINRFTLRKRNFIKPSQLPFPAASGVTYDSGDFAGVFQKALEISDYDNFAKRKKESRKSGKLRGIAVGSYLEVTAPPSGELGKITFEPDGSVKLTTGTLDYGQGHATPFAQVLSEQLGVPFEKITLEQGDSDLVRFGNGTGGSRSITATGQAIVEASALVVEKGKKAAAHMLEASEADIEFGQGRFTIAGTDRSIGIMELAERMRESKMPEGTPETLDVDHATKETASTFPNGCHVAEVEIDPDTGVTQIVRYSAVNDFGTVVNPMIVAGQLHGGVAQGIGQALMEEVSYDASGQPITGSFMDYALPRAGDVPSMLVGDHPSPAKSNPLGTKGCGEAGCAGSLVCIVNAVVDALSEYGIKHINMPLTPERVWRAIQDAKAKAA; encoded by the coding sequence ATGCAAGATCATACGCCGCTCGCCTCCCTCGAAAACGCTATTGCACTGCAAAAATACGGTGTCGGACAGCCCGTTCGACGAAAGGAGGACGACACCCTGGTGCGCGGCAAGGGCAAATACACCGACGATTTCTCCCTGCCCGGCCAGGCCACTTGCTGGATGGTTCGCTCCTCCCATGCCCACGGAATCATCAAGGGGATCGATACGGCGGCCGCCAAGGTGATGCCGGGCGTGCTCGGGGTGTGGACCGGTGCCGACCTTGCGGCCGCGGGCTACAACCCCTTCACCTGCGGCCTGCCGCTCAAGAACCGCGACGGCTCGCCGCTGAAGCAGACCAACCGCCCGGCGCTCGTGACCGACAAGGTGCGCTTCGTCGGCGATCCCGTGGCCTTCGTCGTGGCCGAGACCGCGGCGCAGGCGCGCGATGCTGCCGAGGCCGTCGAGGTCGACATCGAGCCGCTGCCGGCGGTAACGGACGCGGCCGAAGCCGCCAAGCCCGGCGCGCCGCAGCTCTATGACAACATCCCCGATAACGTCGCGCTCGATTATCACTATGGCGACACCGCCAAGATCGAGGCGGCGTTCGCCGACGCCGCGCATGTGACCAAGCTCGACATCGTCAACACCCGGGTCGCCGTGGTCTCGATGGAGCCGCGCGTCGCGCTCGCGCATTACGACAAGAAAACCGAACGCTTCACGCTGCAGGTACCGACCCAGGGCGTCTCCGGCAACAAGGCGATCCTGGCGCGGCTGCTCAACGTGCCGGCCGACAAGGTCCGCATCCTTACCGGCAATGTCGGCGGCTCATTCGGGATGAAGAACCTCAACTATCCCGAATACACCTGCATCGCGCATGCCGCGCGCCAACTCGGCCGTCCCGTGAAGTGGCTGGACGAGCGCTCGACCAGCTTCCTGTCCGACAGCCAGGGCCGCGCGCAGCTGATCCACGCCGAACTCGCGCTCGATGCCGACGGCAAGTTCCTCGCGGTGCAGCTGTCCGGCTACGGCAATCTCGGTGCCTACATCACCGGCGTCGCGCCGGGCCCGCTGTCGCTCAACACCGGCAAGAACCTCGCCAGCGTCTATCGCACGCCGCTGCTCGGCGTCGACATCAAGACGGTGCTGACCAACACCACGCTGATGGGCGCCTATCGCGGCGCCGGCCGGCCCGAGGCCAACTACTACATGGAGCGGCTGATCGACGCCGCCGCCGACGAGATGGGCATCAACCGTTTCACCTTGCGCAAGCGCAACTTCATCAAGCCATCGCAGCTCCCCTTCCCGGCGGCCTCCGGCGTCACCTATGACAGCGGCGATTTCGCCGGCGTGTTCCAGAAAGCGCTGGAAATCTCCGACTACGACAACTTCGCCAAGCGCAAGAAGGAAAGCAGGAAGAGCGGCAAGCTGCGCGGCATCGCCGTCGGCTCCTATCTCGAGGTCACCGCGCCGCCGAGCGGCGAGCTCGGCAAGATCACCTTCGAGCCCGACGGCTCGGTGAAGCTCACCACCGGCACGCTGGATTACGGCCAGGGTCATGCCACGCCGTTCGCGCAGGTGCTGTCCGAGCAGCTCGGGGTGCCCTTCGAGAAGATCACGCTCGAACAGGGCGACAGCGATCTGGTGCGCTTCGGCAACGGCACCGGCGGCTCACGCTCGATCACCGCGACGGGGCAAGCGATCGTCGAGGCGTCCGCACTCGTCGTCGAGAAGGGCAAGAAGGCGGCCGCGCACATGCTGGAGGCCTCCGAGGCCGACATCGAATTCGGCCAGGGCCGCTTCACCATCGCCGGCACCGACCGCTCGATCGGCATCATGGAGCTCGCCGAGCGGATGCGCGAAAGCAAGATGCCCGAGGGCACGCCGGAGACACTCGACGTTGATCACGCCACCAAGGAGACCGCGTCGACCTTCCCGAACGGCTGCCACGTCGCCGAGGTCGAGATCGATCCCGACACCGGCGTGACGCAGATCGTGCGCTACTCGGCGGTCAACGATTTCGGCACCGTGGTCAATCCGATGATCGTCGCCGGCCAGCTGCACGGCGGCGTGGCGCAGGGCATCGGCCAGGCACTGATGGAGGAAGTCAGCTACGACGCCTCCGGCCAGCCGATCACCGGCTCGTTCATGGACTACGCGCTGCCGCGCGCCGGCGACGTGCCGTCGATGCTGGTCGGCGACCATCCGTCGCCGGCGAAATCCAACCCGCTGGGGACAAAGGGCTGCGGCGAAGCCGGCTGCGCCGGCAGCCTGGTCTGCATCGTCAATGCAGTGGTCGACGCGCTGTCGGAGTACGGCATCAAGCACATCAACATGCCGCTGACGCCCGAACGCGTCTGGCGCGCGATCCAGGACGCCAAGGCAAAGGCGGCGTAA
- a CDS encoding YaiI/YqxD family protein yields the protein MTETPALTRIYVDADACPVKDEIYRVAIRLGVPVSVVAGNFIRVPQDPLIERIAAGSGMDAADDWIAERARAGDVVITADIPLASRCVKAGAEVIAPNGKPFAEQSIGMTLAVRNLMTDLRSSGEITGGPKSYSPRDRSNFLSTLDQTIRRIQRRRAEQVPANGN from the coding sequence ATGACTGAAACCCCTGCCTTGACCCGCATCTATGTCGACGCCGATGCCTGCCCGGTGAAGGACGAGATCTATCGCGTCGCGATCCGGCTCGGCGTGCCCGTCAGCGTAGTCGCGGGCAATTTCATCCGCGTGCCGCAGGATCCCCTGATCGAGCGCATCGCCGCCGGTTCCGGCATGGATGCGGCCGACGACTGGATCGCGGAGCGCGCGCGCGCGGGCGATGTCGTGATCACCGCGGACATTCCGCTGGCGAGCCGCTGCGTCAAGGCCGGCGCCGAGGTGATCGCGCCGAACGGCAAGCCGTTTGCCGAACAATCGATCGGCATGACGCTCGCGGTGCGCAATCTGATGACCGATCTGCGCTCGTCGGGTGAGATCACCGGCGGCCCGAAATCCTACTCGCCGCGCGACCGCTCGAATTTCTTGTCGACGCTCGACCAGACCATCCGCCGCATCCAGCGCCGCCGCGCCGAGCAGGTGCCGGCCAACGGGAATTAG
- a CDS encoding ABC-F family ATP-binding cassette domain-containing protein codes for MAPPPLIQLKDISLTFGGTPLLSGVELSVSAGERVCLIGRNGSGKSTLLRIAAGLVEPDAGSRFVQPGATIRYLPQEPDFGEHKTTLAYVEAGLGPGDDHYQARYLLEQLGLTGEEDPAHVSGGEARRAALARVLAPSPDILLLDEPTNHLDLPTIEWLEGELESRRCALVLISHDRRFLTNLSRTTAWLDRGQIRQIERGFGAFEAWRDEVLAEEEREQHKLDRKIVNEEHWLRYGVSGRRKRNVKRLGNLHALRDQRRNYRGATGNATLAAAEAEKSGRLVIEAKNIVKAYGERTIVGGFSTRIQRGDRVGIVGPNGAGKTTLVHLLIGNDPPDSGSVRLGANIEMATLDQHRESLDPKLTLAEALTGGRGDHVMVGDKSKHVIGYMKDFLFAQEQRGTPLEALSGGERGRLMLARALAKPSNLLILDEPTNDLDLETLDVLEDMLGDYEGTVILISHDRDFLDRVVTSVIVPEGQGRWIEYAGGYSDMLAQRGADVKREMVKAEAPAEEKKEARAAAPEAAPRRRLSFNEKHALETLPKTIDKLHAEIAKQQKLLDDPDLYAKDRKKFDAASAAIAKAQDELAAAEDRWLELEVLREEIEQA; via the coding sequence ATGGCTCCGCCTCCTCTCATCCAGCTCAAGGACATCAGCCTGACCTTCGGCGGCACGCCGCTGCTGTCAGGCGTCGAGCTGTCGGTCTCCGCGGGCGAGCGCGTCTGCCTGATCGGCCGCAACGGCTCCGGCAAATCGACCTTGCTGCGGATCGCGGCCGGGCTGGTCGAGCCTGATGCCGGCAGCCGCTTCGTGCAGCCCGGCGCCACTATCCGCTACCTGCCGCAGGAGCCTGATTTCGGCGAGCACAAGACGACCCTGGCCTATGTCGAGGCCGGCCTTGGTCCCGGCGACGACCACTACCAGGCGCGCTATCTGCTCGAACAGCTCGGCCTCACCGGCGAGGAGGATCCCGCGCATGTCTCCGGCGGCGAGGCGCGCCGCGCGGCGCTGGCACGCGTGCTGGCGCCCTCGCCCGATATCCTGCTGCTCGACGAGCCGACCAACCATCTCGATTTGCCGACCATCGAGTGGCTCGAGGGCGAATTGGAGAGCCGGCGCTGCGCGCTGGTGCTGATCAGCCACGACCGCCGCTTCCTCACCAATCTGTCGCGCACCACCGCCTGGCTCGACCGCGGCCAGATCCGGCAGATCGAGCGCGGCTTCGGCGCCTTCGAGGCGTGGCGCGACGAGGTGCTGGCGGAAGAAGAGCGCGAGCAGCACAAGCTCGACCGCAAGATCGTCAACGAGGAACACTGGCTGCGCTACGGCGTCTCCGGCCGCCGCAAGCGCAACGTCAAGCGGCTCGGCAATCTGCATGCGCTGCGCGACCAGCGCCGCAACTATCGCGGCGCTACCGGCAATGCCACGCTCGCCGCCGCCGAGGCCGAGAAATCCGGCCGCCTGGTGATCGAGGCCAAGAATATCGTGAAGGCCTACGGCGAACGCACGATCGTCGGCGGCTTCTCGACCAGGATCCAGCGCGGCGACCGCGTCGGCATCGTCGGCCCGAACGGCGCCGGCAAGACCACGCTGGTGCATCTTCTGATCGGCAACGATCCGCCCGACTCGGGCTCGGTTCGGCTCGGGGCCAATATCGAGATGGCGACGCTCGACCAGCATCGCGAAAGCCTCGATCCGAAGCTGACCCTGGCCGAGGCGCTTACCGGCGGCCGCGGCGATCACGTGATGGTCGGCGACAAGTCGAAGCACGTCATCGGCTATATGAAGGATTTCCTGTTCGCGCAGGAGCAGCGCGGCACGCCGCTCGAAGCGCTGTCCGGCGGCGAGCGCGGCCGCCTGATGCTGGCACGCGCGCTGGCCAAGCCGTCGAACCTTTTGATCCTGGACGAGCCGACCAACGACCTCGATCTCGAGACGCTCGACGTGCTCGAGGACATGCTCGGCGATTACGAGGGCACCGTGATCCTGATCAGCCACGACCGCGACTTCCTCGACCGCGTGGTGACGTCGGTGATCGTGCCCGAGGGCCAGGGGCGCTGGATCGAATATGCCGGCGGCTACTCCGACATGCTGGCGCAGCGCGGCGCCGACGTGAAGCGCGAGATGGTGAAGGCGGAAGCTCCTGCCGAGGAGAAGAAGGAAGCGAGAGCCGCGGCACCCGAAGCGGCGCCCAGGCGCCGGCTGAGCTTCAACGAGAAGCACGCGCTGGAAACGCTACCGAAGACGATCGACAAGCTGCACGCCGAGATCGCCAAGCAGCAGAAGCTGCTCGATGATCCCGACCTCTATGCGAAGGATCGCAAGAAATTCGACGCCGCCTCGGCCGCGATCGCCAAGGCCCAGGACGAGCTCGCCGCCGCCGAGGACCGCTGGCTGGAGTTAGAGGTGCTGCGCGAAGAGATCGAACAGGCATGA
- a CDS encoding D-TA family PLP-dependent enzyme, with amino-acid sequence MTTPLAAKIAKEYGTPCAVIDMDRVERNIARIQKACDEAGVANRPHIKTHKNPMLAQLQIKAGAKGITCQKLGEAEIMADSGIDDILISYNLLGDEKMARLGALQGKANITVAADNSVVVGDLPKAAAASGRPLSVVVECDTGRKRAGVETPAEAIALAREIAGSKGLSFAGFMLYPTETGWADAQKFYDEALAGVRAHGLDATIVSTGGTPNLVNLGKLKGGTEHRFGTYIYNDRMQVAAGVATWDDCALHIYSTVVSRAGPERGILDAGSKTLTSDTGGLEGHGLILEHPEAKIARFAEEHGFLDLSRSNTRPNVGDVVRIVPNHVCVVVNMMDEVVMVRGDEIIGALPVTARGKLR; translated from the coding sequence ATGACCACGCCCCTCGCCGCCAAGATCGCCAAGGAATACGGCACGCCCTGCGCAGTGATCGACATGGACCGGGTCGAACGCAACATCGCACGCATCCAGAAGGCCTGCGACGAGGCAGGCGTCGCCAACCGGCCGCACATCAAGACCCACAAGAACCCGATGCTGGCGCAGCTGCAGATCAAGGCCGGCGCGAAGGGCATCACCTGCCAGAAGCTCGGCGAGGCCGAGATCATGGCCGACAGCGGCATCGACGACATCCTGATTAGCTACAATCTGCTCGGCGACGAGAAGATGGCGCGGCTCGGCGCGCTGCAGGGCAAGGCCAACATCACGGTCGCGGCCGATAATTCCGTCGTGGTCGGCGACTTGCCGAAGGCCGCTGCCGCCTCCGGCCGCCCGCTCTCGGTCGTGGTCGAATGCGACACCGGTCGCAAGCGCGCCGGCGTCGAGACCCCGGCCGAGGCGATTGCGCTGGCGCGCGAGATCGCGGGTTCGAAGGGCCTGAGCTTCGCGGGCTTCATGCTGTACCCGACCGAGACCGGCTGGGCGGATGCGCAGAAGTTCTACGATGAGGCGCTGGCCGGTGTGCGCGCCCACGGCCTCGATGCGACGATCGTCTCGACCGGCGGCACGCCCAACCTTGTCAATCTCGGCAAACTGAAGGGCGGCACCGAGCATCGCTTCGGCACCTACATCTACAACGACCGCATGCAGGTCGCGGCCGGCGTCGCGACCTGGGACGATTGCGCGCTGCATATCTATTCCACCGTGGTCAGCCGTGCCGGCCCCGAGCGCGGCATCCTCGACGCCGGCTCCAAGACGCTGACCTCGGACACCGGCGGCCTCGAAGGCCACGGCCTGATCCTCGAACATCCCGAGGCCAAGATCGCGCGCTTCGCCGAAGAGCACGGCTTCCTCGACCTCTCCCGCAGCAACACGCGGCCGAATGTCGGCGACGTCGTGCGGATCGTGCCCAATCACGTCTGCGTCGTCGTCAACATGATGGACGAGGTCGTGATGGTGCGCGGCGACGAGATCATCGGCGCGTTGCCGGTGACGGCGCGCGGGAAATTGCGCTGA